The DNA region AGTATCTCCATTTCGCTCAAACGTAAGATCACATCagacaatttacaaaaaaaacaaacatagagAGTGGTTCTTACAAGTGTCGAAAAGATCAGGAGGGCAAAAACCTGTGAAATGTGTTGTCTTTGCTTCTTCCCTACCATGGGTTTTCTCTTCACTAATCACGAGCTAGCTTAAGGTAGTGATCGATGGTAGTTGGCTTCTCAATTAAATGTAACATTCATATTTatagaaattgatttttttttttttattaaactcgTGTCTTATTGCTGTCTATCTAGCACCCTACTAAACTATTAACATTACTAATTATGGAAActggaaaacataaaaaaaaaaaaaaaaaaaaNNNNNNNNNNNNNNNNNNNNNNNNNNNNNNNNNNNNNNNNNNNNNNNNNNNNNNNNNNNNNNNNNNNNNNNNNNNNNNNNNNNNNNNNNNNNNNNNNNNNNNNNNNNNNNNNNNNNNNNNNNNNNNNNNNNNNNNNNNNNNNNNNNNNNNNNNNNNNNNNNNNNNNNNNNNNNNNNNNNNNNNNNNNNNNNNNNNNNNNNNNNNNNNNNNNNNNNNTGGACGGTGGTAGATGGAGCATGTGGATTGATTCATGGGCCGAAATTCACAAAGACGTCTTATTCGTGTAGCATTCGAATAAAAAAGATctaccaaaatccaaaatctcataatttatttttattttcctttatataataaaccaataaactGATACTGACAAGTTGTAGTAGTATAATTTTACTTGGTTtccttaacccaaaaaaaaatctggactTGTTGAAATTCTTGTTCTGATACCAATGTCACACAGATGTTTTAGCTGGATGGTGCGTGTTACTTTTTAGTGGATGGTAAAAAAGATAttccatccgtttcaaaatataagatgttttagtgaaaatacgcatattaagaaataattacttttaaaaagtttaatcaatcataaacaagtttgcataatataaaatataaatttaatctaaaagttgcattgaaagttggaaacatcctatattataaaacaaaaatacttctctaaatatcctatattatgaaacggaaggagtaaTATAATACAGAGCTTGTGAAATTTACTGGGATTTTTATTAGAATTTAAGTAGGTATAACAGTACTGTATACTCTTTCTgtttcacaaatatatataattttttggaaattggGCAAAGAGTTGATTTATCCTCTTGTTTACACTTACAATACATCGCTTTTTAATGTCAATAAATATAAGTTGCTCTTTTTTCTGTATTCATATATCTCGGAACGAGACTAGTTATGCAGaaattttgtgtatttttcaatttaaattattcatttaaCCACAAACCATGAATCCATGCTTAACATAATTAAATCAAAGAAGGAGAATTCAAAATTTCACAAATATTTAGGTAATAACATACGGTTTTGTAATTAGATAGTATATACATCATCTAGATTTTCTGTATTTTAAATGTAtgtcaaaatttcttttttttttttcttaatagtcaaatatataatttcttacTTGCCAGATTTTATTgaattttctcttttgcttctaTAATATTTTCGAGTAATATTCGACTAactaatgtttaaaaaaaatctacaattaATAAGTAAATCTTTCAGTTAATAAGAGattttttctaccaaaaaatataataagagatTTAACAACCCCTAACTAAGTTGACTCCTATATAAGGATGAATTACTTCTTTCATtgtcatcaaactcatcatcgTTTAACCCAGAAAggcaatagaaaattataagttatttaaataataaaaacaaatattttaaaagtattacttatgataaaaacagattttttataATTGCATAAGTGCCACATgattataatttgttataattaGTGCTACATGATTATTCTGCACAAAAAATCGAAATTAAGTGACTtcaaaccaaatcaattaaTATCAGAAGGAGCTTATGTTGTTAAACagttatttttttactaaataatcTGAAATTTGaacaatccaaaacaaatcCGATTCAGAATTCAGATAAAATAACCCCTACTTATAAGTATTATTTATAGTACAAAATAAtcacttaaattttttttaaatatcattattatctaatttattttggttgaaaatatatatatgctaatatTTATTTGACATCatgtattattttgttcttatccAATATTATgttgatatattaattatataaatgtacaactaaaatatcatattttattcaatattgtatatacaactttaaaaataaatcacatTCATGATCATTGTAATGTGTAATACTgaatcacgggtcaatacaaATTTTGTTGGATTTTAACGAATTTATAATTAGCTAACATTATACCTAAACCAAAATAGTGGTACCGATTATAGTTTGAAATTGATGtatgaaactaaataaatttaatatagtaatttataaaaTGTGTAGTGTAAtcatatattattcaattattatttataaatagtGAATCAAAATCTACATAAATATTATGTGCACTGTATTCTGTACAGCCTGGATTACTATCTAATATATATGGtacttattttatgttttgtatttctGCATTTACTCATTAAGTAAGGTCTTGATTTTTTAAGCCGCAATCTTCATGGACGGTGCTAGTTAGAAAGGAAGCTGTGGGCATAGTTTTTATAACATAAAAGAAGTTCGCTATTAATTTTCTGCCCATCAAAATAGACCTGAACCGTCCATAGATATGCTTTCTCATCGTTCCCATTAATCATTATGATTTATGCATGTTAGTAACTTAGTATCttacagttcttttttttttttttttNNNNNNNNNNNNNNNNNNNNNNNNNNNNNNNNNNNNNNNNNNNNNNNNNNNNNNNNNNNNNNNNNNNNNNNNNNNNNNNNNNNNNNNNNNNNNNNNNNNNNNNNNNNNNNNNNNNNNNNNNNNNNNNNNNNNNNNNNNNNNNNNNNNNNNNNNNNNNNNNNNNNNNNNNNNNNNNNNNNNNNNNNNNNNNNNNNNNNNNNNNNNNNNNNNNNNNNNNNNNNNNNNNNNNNNNNNNNNNNNNNNNNNNNNNNNNNNNNNNNNNNNNNNNNNNNNNNNNNNNNNNNNNNNNNNNNNNNNNNNNNNNNNNNNNNNNNNNNNNNNNNNNNNNNNNNNNNNNNNNNNNNNNNNNNNNNNNNNNNNttttttttttttttttgttacagttCTTCATTTCTCCTAAATTCACATTTCTGATTATGACGTTTCTGAAatgtatatttgatatttttaggtcacatcttttaaaaacttaaatggatatttgacaatttttaccaaaaaaattgattaaaatctTGGTAAAAATTAGACAAAATCTTGACACGCGATAGGTTTACTACTCAATGTTGAAAGTTGGACTACTCAATAATTTGTCAAACCGAGACTCACAATTGAAAGTCTTAAGtactatttaattaaattatactaGTAACATTTAGAATTTTGTTGAACATCAGTTTGACTTtctttattctatatatatatatatatatatttttttttttgagtaatagTATAGTTTAACGTGCTGTTCAAGAAGCTGAAAACCAATTAATTAACGGCAACttaaacataataatattttgagttTAATACTGTATATTGTATAACACTAACTTTCGAGTTTTCGACAATTTAAACATACTATGTTAACGGCATAACATGTTCGGCAAGTTCATGATGATTCGGGATCACTGCATAATACACTTATATAcgaataaataattaaaatagatatgAATTTATTCCTATGTTGGTTGTGGCCATCGACCACGATACTTTGGTCACACACCATATGTATATGAGATAGgatattttaaaacacttaaataACACATCTATTGATTCAATATATCATATCTGGATTGGTGGTACTAAATCAAATACTAATTCTTACCATATATGTGCATGGGCAATTCCATTGCAGAAAAACCAAATAGATTTAACTATGAATTGATCTTTGGTAGCTCATTCTaccaatatacaaaaaaagcGAGTGCGCCCCAACATTATGAAATTGAGTCTTGATATGTTATGGAGAATGGATTATAGTATACTAACCAGGTTTGTAATGCGATTTTTAAGAGACTATATGGTTCAAAATGATCAGAATGatctttaaaaattaatcaataaataaaggttttattttgttaatgctGCTGGAAGAGATTATGGTTCAAAATGATCAGAATGATCttggtaaattaattaataaataaaggtTTTATTTTGTATACGGTAGTACTTATTTTAAGCAAAAAGGACATTTATGTCCCATTTATTTGCGGCTAAGTTTTCTTTTATGATTGTGTGTAAAACTATCATAACTACCAAACACcattttcttatgattttttttttcttttctcaaaacaaTTACCAACCGATCTTCAAACGTCTTGTTGTcgaattatttatttacttctCGTGGCTTTTGTTactttataactaaaaataataaagtatatatatatatatatatatattagagagAGATAAAAGACGATGGTCAACATTCTCCGGTGAATCCACTAAAGCGCAATCCGTTAATTTGGGGAAGTTGGAGGGTACAATAGTCATGAATGGAGTTTCTCCTTTGCTTCCTCGCCCGTAAACTACACGCGTCCGGTTAGACTCGGAACTCTCTTTTGTCTTtgactatattatatattaccCCACCTTTTTCACACACATTGcttttgttctattttattgGCCCTAGTGAAATTCACAACATATATGTCTTCTCAGGTTGGTAAAACATAGCCAGCCAACTATGATGTTCATAACGCAACTCGCAAAACTTTATACTACAGtacaaagataaaatataacaCTGGTTGACGAAGTAAATTCCCTATTTAATTACCCAAACAAAGAGagaagtaaaagtaaaacaaacccCTCATGTGTTCTCTCACGTTATATTGATTAGTAGTACTAATTAAGAAACATTATTCATCAGTaataaaaaatcacatataGTTGCTTTGACAAATtggtaattttaatttatacaaatGAAAGATTAATACTTACTATGCATTAGTAAAACTCCTTGAGAACAATACTCTAGTTTACAAATATCATTACTAAAATCATACCCTTTTCATTCAAAACcttaatttctttataaaaaaataacaagaaaaactttattttgttccaatcatatatatctgtaaattttaattaacatgCTTAGGAATCTTGGATTGGACAAGAAATTCTACTACTATACGCCACGTAAATACAACGTATGGTTATTTTCACGTAAATATAACATACgtcttttctaaaaatttaaagaaacacATGTCTCATGAAAAGGTATCATAATCAGAATAAGAGTATTCAGTTTGAAAACTAGCTCTAGTTGACGAAAATTGGAACGAAAAATTATCTTACTTGAAACATGTGTTGAGTATtcacattttataaaaagaaaaatataagggGAGGTATTAggttctaatttattttttttgaagatttcaacaaaatcattaaaaatgaataagtgaaaaattgttaaagattgctagagagtttgttaattagttttctaaaatcttgtaaattcCTCCAAACAATCCATGTATTTTCATGATATAACTtctatgactttattttgtaaaaaaaatgtctaaaatcgtgaatcaataatataataattgaactcattaacaatcctaattttttttaattaaataacacaaaacctttaataactttataaaattctgatttcaataacccaaatttgttaaaatttaaaatgactttaaataattttttaaattttaacagaATTTAACgaaatcttgatttaataaCAATAGATTCTAAGTAACATTTCAAAtatctattcaaatctcaaaccaataactaCCACTAACACATTACTTTTGCCGTAGAGACAATCCCCTTAGTCCAATCAACAAAAACGTGTGGACGGCAAGActtctttctctatatatatctctctcacTTGCCGGATTATTAGTAACCAGAAGAACGGACATTAACAACtcctttccttcttcctctctcacTAATATCAAGATTCATTCAGTTGAATACTACTAATCACTCAATTAATCTACGTCATCGTGATGGCCTTAGCTAAAGAGTTAATGGGTTATCCTCTCATCACAGAGAGGTCATCATCATTTATTTCACCGGCGTCGCATTTCAAGAAGAGGACACAGACAACACAATTCTCCATCAACCCTTTTGATCGGAGACCAAGAAAGACAAAATCCGGTGTGGTTGCGGCCATCAGCGAAGATTTGATCAAAACGCTGCGTACTTCCACAACCACCGGAGACAGAAAGagcgaggaggaggagaaagcgGCTGTGAAGTTCAAGGTGAGAGCTGTGGTTACTGTGNTATCATCATTTGTTTCGCCGGCGTCGCATTTCAAGAAGAGGACACAGACAACACAATTCTCCATCAACCCTTTTGATCGGAGACCAAGAAAGACAAAATCCGGTGTGGTTGCGGCCATCAGCGAAGATTTGATCAAAACGCTGCGTACTTCCACAACCACCGGAGACAGAAAGagcgaggaggaggagaaagcgGCTGTGAAGTTCAAGGTGAGAGCTGTGGTTACTGTGAGGAACAAGAACAAGGAGGATTTGAAAGACACTATTGCTAAGCATTTTGATGCTTTTGCCGATAAAATCGGTAGAAACATCGTCTTGGAGCTTATTAGCACCCAACTTGATCCAAGtaagttgtttcttttttttaaaaaaggaaacagaacaatcatatagtatatttttaaaatcaaaatggGATTTCTATACTCGTGTTTctaaaaatggtttttttatataattttttttatttaaatctaAATGAGATTTCTAGACTCGTGTTTCTAAAATGGCTTTGTaatactaagaaaaaaaattaaacctatTGATTCAAACAGAAACGAAGTTGCCAAAGAAGAGCAATGCGGCGATTTTAAAGGATTGGTCAAAGAAATCGAAAACCAAGGCAGAGAGAGTTCACTACACGGCGGAGTTCACGGTAGACGCTGCGTTTGGCACGCCGGGAGCCATCACCGTCATAAATAAACATCAGAAAGAGTTTTTCGTGGAGAGCATAACCATCGAAGGCTTCGCACTTGGTCCTGTTCACTTTCCATGCAATTCTTGGGTTCAGTCCCAAAATGATCACCCGGAGAAACGAATCTTCTTCACTAATCAGGTAACtgattaattaagtaattaatcatGGTTCccaacaaaatctttaaaacacgTCATTCTCGATCCCCCCACGAATTGATTACACATCTTAATCAGTTTCAAAATCTTCTTTAATATTTATGCCATAGTGGGTCCATATTATAATAATACCCATCTCCCAACTANTATCATCATTTGTTTCGCCGGCGTCGCATTTCAAGAAGAGGACACAGACAACACAATTCTCCATCAACCCTTTTGATCGGAGACCAAGAAAGACAAAATCCGGTGTGGTTGCGGCCATCAGCGAAGATTTGATCAAAACGCTGCGTACTTCCACAACCACCGGAGACAGAAAGagcgaggaggaggagaaagcgGCTGTGAAGTTCAAGGTGAGAGCTGTGGTTACTGTGAGGAACAAGAACAAGGAGGATTTGAAAGACACTATTGCTAAGCATTTTGATGCTTTTGCCGATAAAATCGGTAGAAACATCGTCTTGGAGCTTATTAGCACCCAACTTGATCCAAGtaagttgtttcttttttttaaaaaaggaaacagaacaatcatatagtatatttttaaaatcaaaatggGATTTCTATACTCGTGTTTctaaaaatggtttttttatataattttttttatttaaatctaAATGAGATTTCTAGACTCGTGTTTCTAAAATGGCTTTGTaatactaagaaaaaaaattaaacctatTGATTCAAACAGAAACGAAGTTGCCAAAGAAGAGCAATGCGGCGATTTTAAAGGATTGGTCAAAGAAATCGAAAACCAAGGCAGAGAGAGTTCACTACACGGCGGAGTTCACGGTAGACGCTGCGTTTGGCACGCCGGGAGCCATCACCGTTATGAATAAACATCAGAAAGAGTTTTTCGTGGAGAGCATAACCATCGAAGGCTTCGCACTTGGTCCTGTTCACTTTCCATGCAATTCTTGGGTTCAGTCCCAAAATGATCACCCGGAGAAACGAATCTTCTTCACTAATCAGGTAACtgattaattaagtaattaatcatGGTTCccaacaaaatctttaaaacacgTCATTCTCGATCCCCCCACGAATTGATTACACATCTTAATCAGTTTCAAAATCTTCTTTAATATTTATGCCATAGTGGGTCCATATTATAATAATACCCATCTCCCAACTATATAGTACTATAGTAGTACTAGTATATTCTTTTTGTGGTTGgaaatgatataataataatataactaacgTTATGTAAATTGAAATATAATTCTCAGCCGTATTTGCCGAATGAGACACCAGGCGGATTAAGGGTATTGAGGGAGAAAGAGTTGAAGTATCTAAGAGGAGATGGGAGTGGAGTGAGAAAATTATCAGACAGAATTTACGACTTTGATATTTACAACGACCTTGGAAATCCTGACAAGTCGTCTGAACTCTCTCGCCCCAAACTCGGCGGCAGAGAGATTCCTTACCCTAGACGATGTCGTACCGGTCGTCAATCAACCGTTACTGGTATATTTCATAGTGaacttttaacaaaaacatCACTTATATAgtaatacaaattacaaaaggAAGGAACACAACCTTAATGAATGATCTGTACCATTGTTGACAGATAAAGAAGCGGAGAGCCGAGTAGAGAAGCCATTACCAATGTACGTGCCACGAGACGAGCAGTTCGAAGAGTCAAAGCAGGAAACTTTCGCTGCAGGGAGGCTAAAAGCGGTCTTACACCACCTAATTCCGTCGCTCAAAGCTAGTATTGTAGCCGAGGACTTTGCAGACTTCGGCGAGATCGATAGTCTCTATAAAGAAGGCTTGTTACTCAAGTTAGGGTTTCAAGATGACATCTTTAAGAAGTTCCCTTTGCCTAAGGTCGTCGTTGATACCCTCCAAGAATCTTCTAAAGGACTCCTCAAATACGACACTCCCAAAATACTATCAAGTAAGCATAGTCTAAATTGATAACGTCCCTTAACATCAATTTTATAACTAAGACATTGAACTCATGCCatttaaatatactaatatgCAAGCATGAGACATCCCCTAACAATATTTCCTAgagttttactttattttattggtCTTTGTTTGGCCATTTGTGTATCGTTAATTGGGACCCATTATGAAATTTTCATCCcaccaagaaaaataattagattaAATCCCTCTAGTTCCAAAAAGCAGACAAACGCGCTATACTAAAGTACAAAATACAGCATACATATGTTCCACGTGCTTTTCTTAACTCGTTTTGCGGATATAACAAAAGCGCGTTTGCTTTATATTTACTCACAACGTTAANCCCACGAATTGATTACACATCTTAATCAGTTTCAAAATCTTCTTTAATATTTATGCCATAGTGGGTCCATATTATAATAATACCCATCTCCCAACTATATAGTACTATAGTAGTACTAGTATATTCTTTTTGTGGTTGgaaatgatataataataatataactaacgTTATGTNCACGCCAAGCCATAGCTGGAATCAATCCAGTGAACATTGAGAGAGTCAAGACTTTTCCACCGGTCAGCAATCTTGACCCCAAGGTCTACGGTCTACAACACTCCGCTCTTACTGACGACCACATCATCGGTCACCTCGACGGATTCTCCGTACAACAAGTACGTTTATCTAAATAAATCCCCATATATTCTACAATGGATTAACTAAActaatcaaaaaataattaattaacttttgtctCTTTGTAATATTTCAGGCGTTAGAAGAGAACAGATTGTATATGCTGGATTACCATGACATATTCTTACCGTTCCTAGACCGGATCAATGCGCTAGACGGACGCAAAGCTTATGCTACAAGAACCATTTTCTTCTTGACCCGTCGAGGCACACTTAAGCCGGTAGCCATTGAGCTAAGCCTCCCATTTCACGGCCCCAAACATCGGTCCAAGCGTGTGGTTACACCTCCAGTCGATGCAACCTCCAACTGGATGTGGCAACTCGCTAAAGCCCACGTTAGTTCTAACGACGCTGGTGTCCATCAGCTTGTCAATCACTGGTTAGTACTCAATATATATGTTATCGTTCAATTTTATCTATAACAAGtagtatatacatatagagTTACTGATGAcatgtttttgttatatttgtttgtaaaGGTTACGGACCCATGCGTGCTTAGAGCCATTTATAATAGCTGCACATAGGCAATTGAGCGCTATGCATCCCATATTCAAGCTATTGGATCCGCACATGAGATACACGTTGGAAATCAATGCATTGGCCAGACAATCGTTGATCAGTGCAGATGGTGTGATCGAAGGAGGCTTTACTGCTGGCGCTTACGGCATGGAAATGAGCGCCGCCGCATACAAAAGCAGCTGGCGGTTCGACAAGGAAGGCCTCCCCGCTGATCTCATTCGCAGGTACTTTAGTTTACCTAAACTATGTCactaataaaacacacacacagtgTTGCTTTTAAAATTACTACCTAGAAtctaatttcaatttatttatttttattttccagaGGAATGGCAATTTCTGACGAAACACAACCACATGGTCTAAAACTCCTAATCGAAGACTATCCATACGCCAACGACGGTCTTTTACTCTGGTCCGCTATCCGAACCTGGGTCCGAACCTACGTGGAACGATACTACCCAAACCCGAACTTAATAAAAACAGACACGGAGCTACAATTATGGTACTCCGAAACGATCAACGTCGGCCACGCCGACCTCCGCGACGCCGAGTGGTGGCCGGAGTTATCAACCGTCGACGACCTCGTCTCGATCCTCACCACCATAATCTGGCTCGCCTCAGCTCAACACGCCGCTCTCAACTTCGGACAATACCCGTACGGAGGTTACGTCCCGAACCGGCCACCGTTGATGCGGCGGTTGATCCCAGACGAGTCGGATCCGGAGTACGCGAGCTTTATATNNNNNNNNNNNNNNNNNNNNNNNNNNNNNNNNNNNNNNNNNNNNNNNNNNNNNNNNNNNNNNNNNNNNNNNNNNNNNNNNNNNNNNNNNNNNNNNNNNNNNNNNNNNNNNNNNNNNNNNNNNNNNNNNNNNNNNNNNNNNNNNNNNNNNNNNNNNNNNNNNNNNNNNNNNNNNNNNNNNNNNNNNNNNNNNNNNNNNNNNNNNNNNNNNNNNNNNNNNNNNNNNNNNNNNNNNNNNNNNNNNNNNNNNNNNNNNNNNNNNNNNNNNNNNNNNNNNNNNNNNNNNNNNNNNNNNNNNNNNNNNNNNNNNNNNNNNNNNNNNNNNNNNNNNNNNNNNNNNNNNNNNNNNNNNNNNNNNNNNNNNNNNNNNNNNNNNNNNNNNNNNNNNNNNNNNNNNNNNNNNNNNNNNNNNNNNNNNNNNNNNNNNNNNNNNNNNNNNNNNNNNNNNNNNNNNNNNNNNNNNNNNNNNNNNNNNNNNNNNNNNNNNNNNNNNNNNNNNNNNNNNNNNNNNNNNNNNNNNNNNNNNNNNNNNNNNNNNNNNNNNNNNNNNNNNNNNNNNNNNNNNNNNNNNNNNNNNNNNNNNNNNNNNNNNNNNNNNNNNNNNNNNNNNNNNNNNNNNNNNNNNNNNNNNNNNNNNNNNNNNNNNNNNNNNNNNNNNNNNNNNNNNNNNNNNNNNNNNNNNNNNNNNNNNNNNNNNNNNNNNNNNNNNNNNNNNNNNNNNNNNNNNNNNNNNNNNNNNNNNNNNNNNNNNNNNNNNNNNNNNNNNNNNNNNNNNNNNNNNNNNNNNNNNNNNNNNNNNNNNNNNNNNNNNNNNNNNNNNNNNNNNNNNNNNNNNNNNNNNNNNNNNNNNNNNNNNNNNNNNNNNNNNNNNNNNNNNNNNNNNNNNNNNNNNNNNNNNNNNNNNNNNNNNNNNNNNNNNNNNNNNNNNNNNNNNNNNNNNNNNNNNNNNNNNNNNNNNNNNNNNNNNNNNNNNNNNNNNNNNNNNNNNNNNNNNNNNNNNNNNNNNNNNNNNNNNNNNNNNNNNNNNNNNNNNNNNNNNNNNNNNNNNNNNNNNNNNNNNNNNNNNNNNNNNNNNNNNNNNNNNNNNNNNTGCCGAGTTTGGCGCAGACGTCGAAGTTCATGGCGGTGGTTGATACGTTGTCGACGCATTCGCCGGATGAAGAGTATATAGGAGAAAGACAACAGCCGTCGATATGGACCGGAGATGCGGAGATCGTTGACGCGTTTTATGGGTTTGCGGCGGAGATAGGAAggatagagaaagagattgagaaaagGAACTCTGATCCTGACCGTAGAAATAGGTGTGGGGCTGGTGTTTTGCCTTATGAGTTGTTGGTTCCCAGTTCTGAGCCTGGTGTTACCTGTAGAGGTGTTCCTAATAGTGTATCCATATAATTCTGTgtaaccaaattttaatttggcAAGTAACTAACtaaatgtataaaattattataaataattgattttctaaTATTTACGTAGTTTTGGAAACCTATACgtaacgtatatatatatatatatatatatatatatatgccagtATAAAATGACttgtaaatgttattatatattcgAAATAGAAATATTTCAGTGGGTTgagacaaattaaaagaaaaacattcaaTGATGATATTTATTATGAATTTGGAAGTACAATAATGTGTTTTTTCCCATAACGTTCGAGTACATGTGATGTGTTATTTGTAAACAGAGGATATAATTGCAAAATGAATCCGAAGTTGGGCCTGAAATGTGGCATGGCTTCTTTATGTTTCTGACCTAACTTGGGTCTCAAACTATCCTTTTTTCACAACATTGAGATATAAAGTTGCAACTTCGTTATTCTCTTTCTAGGAACTCAAACTAGAGACACTCAGTGTCAGTCGCTTAAGATTGAAGACAAAtgtttcttctttggctttAAATTTAACTTGGACCTGAAGACATAATTTCATTGGCAGTATACGTACGTATATAGGAACTTTGAGTTGGCAACGGGTGATACACTGTTGTCTTAGCTTCCTTTAGTTGAACCTGAACAAACGATGGAGATTCACAATCGAGCTGGACTTATTTAATTATGatgtaaagaagaagacaaaatgaAGAGACAGTATAATTTATATCGACCAGTGGCGCTCTCATGCGAGAGGAGAGGACATATATACTTCTTAAACAGCCGTAATAATTTAGCTCAATTTAGTCTTTTTCCTATTCTCGTTTACTTTCTTTACGGTTTCTAATTTGCATTGaaaaatgaacatatatag from Camelina sativa cultivar DH55 chromosome 3, Cs, whole genome shotgun sequence includes:
- the LOC104775852 gene encoding lipoxygenase 3, chloroplastic-like, with the translated sequence MALAKELMGYPLITERSSSFISPASHFKKRTQTTQFSINPFDRRPRKTKSGVTKSGVVAAISEDLIKTLRTSTTTGDRKSEEEEKAAVKFKVRAVVTVRNKNKEDLKDTIAKHFDAFADKIGRNIVLELISTQLDPKTKLPKKSNAAILKDWSKKSKTKAERVHYTAEFTVDAAFGTPGAITVINKHQKEFFVESITIEGFALGPVHFPCNSWVQSQNDHPEKRIFFTNQPYLPNETPGGLRVLREKELKYLRGDGSGVRKLSDRIYDFDIYNDLGNPDKSSELSRPKLGGREIPYPRRCRTGRQSTVTDKEAESRVEKPLPMYVPRDEQFEESKQETFAAGRLKAVLHHLIPSLKASIVAEDFADFGEIDSLYKEGLLLKLGFQDDIFKKFPLPKVVVDTLQESSKGLLKYDTPKILSSKHSLNWLCXRQAIAGINPVNIERVKTFPPVSNLDPKVYGLQHSALTDDHIIGHLDGFSVQQALEENRLYMLDYHDIFLPFLDRINALDGRKAYATRTIFFLTRRGTLKPVAIELSLPFHGPKHRSKRVVTPPVDATSNWMWQLAKAHVSSNDAGVHQLVNHWLRTHACLEPFIIAAHRQLSAMHPIFKLLDPHMRYTLEINALARQSLISADGVIEGGFTAGAYGMEMSAAAYKSSWRFDKEGLPADLIRRGMAISDETQPHGLKLLIEDYPYANDGLLLWSAIRTWVRTYVERYYPNPNLIKTDTELQLWYSETINVGHADLRDAEWWPELSTVDDLVSILTTIIWLASAQHAALNFGQYPYGGYVPNRPPLMRRLIPDESDPEYASFIXXXXXXXXXXXPSLAQTSKFMAVVDTLSTHSPDEEYIGERQQPSIWTGDAEIVDAFYGFAAEIGRIEKEIEKRNSDPDRRNRCGAGVLPYELLVPSSEPGVTCRGVPNSVSI